In Onthophagus taurus isolate NC unplaced genomic scaffold, IU_Otau_3.0 ScKx7SY_16, whole genome shotgun sequence, the genomic stretch ACGtttttttcaagtaaatacattttgtgtttttgacAACCTCTAactgtcaattcaaatttctattttcaagtgttaccaacttctacataaaaaaaatttcctaaactgtcaaaatttattttatttttattaaaaaaaagaataaaaacgcgaattacaaaaaaatagcataaaaacgtgaaactagttttttaatatacgtTTTAGAATACTTTGGAGAAATGTAGCGTATGCACAAAACCAATCCTCGATCGGATTTTACGCGCAACCGGAAAACCATATCAcccaaaatgtttttgttgcGTTATTTGTGGTAAAAGCCTCGATGGGATTCCCTTCACTGTTGATGCAACCAACCAAATTCATTGCATTGAAGACTTTCACAAGtaaatttacaacattttcttaatttcttcgtttttatataactttttttaaagaaaattcgcCCCAAAATGTTGCGTTTGCAATTTTCCTATTATGCCAGAACCTGGTCAAGATGAAACAGTTCGTGTGGTCGCATTGGATAGGAGTTTTCATATACAATGTTATAAATGCGAGGTAATTGTTGCTAATTAGCTtaagttatataaaaataatgtttattttaggATTGCGGCTTGGTTTTGTCATCAGAAGCTGAAGGGAGAGGTTGTTACCCATTGGATGATCATGTTTTGTGTAAAAGTTGCAATGCAAAGCGAGTTCAAGCACTCACTAATAATATTACTACCGAGTTATAAATTGATTCGATTAAAGGGGGTACATTCCatgtttttttatcattattattaatttgggCAACttatattttacttttattaacggttttttagatatttcctttattaatattagattttttttagttgggTATAATATACGTGCCAATATGAtgtgatttttttctatttgataaatgtttatgtataataatggtTATTGTatgcttaaataaaaacattttattcctAATCGCTTTAATAACAACCTAAAAGTGGGGTTATATGTATGTGTGGTTGTCTAACTGTCAGGTTTTGGAGTTTAATAAGGTTATGTTTGTTAAAATTGCGATAAATATTTTCCCCGTTTTTGAAATTGACGCTTTTTTAGTGAGTTcgattcatttaaaattcataattatttagaaaattgtttaaattaaatcaaaaattaattaacttgtAGTTTTAAGTAATTTCCGCCGTAAGATGGCgctaattaacatttaatttatttaaaaaagcttttttttatgttattgtgACTAATACAGAAGGTAAATTGAGTTTTCTTAAGGCTAAAATTACTGATAAAActccattttataaatatttttaataaaaattaattaaattagggTCTTATGTAATTTTCGCCGTAAGATGGCGCtgattgacatttaatttatttaaaaaagcttttttatgttattgtaactaataaagaagataaattaagttttcttAAGGCTAAAATTACTGATAAAActccattttataaatatttttaattattattattaaaaattaattaaattatgtaCTTACGTAATTTCCGCCGTAAGATGGCGCtgattaacattaatttatttaaaaaaagcttttaataaaaccattttattaataattatttttattaatctcaTAAACCCACACCGTATCAATCCCACTCCCAATAATCCTTTTCGGTTTCAAACTCACCAAAGGAAACCTACAAGCGATAATAAAACAACCATCTCCGCattcatttctaattttttcttccaacATTCCCAtctaaaaacgaaataaacaattaataagcACTTAATTCATCTTGATATTAAGTAACCATCTCCTCAACACCAAAAATAACCACGTTTTCGTACTTTCCAATATCAAATTTCCACAaatctttacaaaaaaaattcgttttcgCCCTTAAACCCCTCCGAAACGAATCGATTTGAGAATAAACCACCAACCAAGGATTTAATTCAACCCCGTGCGagataaaatcgtttttagcAGCCTCAATCACAATCCGACCATCTCCAGAACCTAAATCGATAAGATTTCCTCTTCGTCCTTTAAGCGCTTTTAAAACGTTCGTTATTTGGTGGGTTGTGGCTGGTACGTACGGTAAACACACTTTTCTTAAGGCTGGAATTACGAAGGGGGCGCATAAAATCGTTAATCCGGTTGCTACTCctccttaaaaaaatttattaataaatctaacctaaaagtgaggttatgtttgttAATACCTGTTATTGCGATAAATATTTTCCCcgtttttgaaattgatgCGCTTTTTGGTGAGTTTGATTCGAAATTATCTTCGaaattcataattaattagaatattgtttaaattaaatcgaaaattaattaaattgagtGTCTTATGtaataagttattattttcgCCGTAAGATGGCgctgattaaaattaatttatttaaaaaagttttttttatattattgtgggtaatatttaagataaataaagttgtctTAAGGCTAAAAttccattttataaatattattaatagatgTAACCCAaaacttaagaaaattaattaaattggtGTCTTATGTAATTTTTGCCGTAGATGGCGCTGATTAAGATTAATTGGtccaaaaaagattttaataaaaacattttattcctaatcgcttttattaatctttctcttttattaaaacgtttcgaaattttcttggaaattcgtaatttattagaaaattgtttaaattaattaaatttagggtcttatgtaataaattattattttcgcCGTAAGATGGCGCtgattatcattaatttatttaaaaatagctTCTTTTATGTCATTGTGGCTAATACTTAAGGTAAATAAAGTTCTCTTAAGGctaaaattctattttataaatattattaataaatgtaacaCAAAAGTTAAGAAAATTATCTAAATTGGGGTCTTATGTCATTTTCGCCGTAAGATGGCGCTGATtagcattaatttatttaaaaaagcttttaataaAGACATTTTATTCCTAACCGCTTTTATTAATCTCtctcttttattaaaacgtttcgaaattttcttggaaattcataattaattagaaaattgtttaaattacttaaattgAGGGTCTTATGtaataagttattattttcgCCGTAAGATGGCGCtgattaacaattaatttatttataaaaagctTCTTTTACGTTATTGTGGGTAATATTTAAGgcaaataatgttttattaaggctaaaattccattttataaatattattaataaatgtaacccaaaagttaagaaaattaattaaattggtGTCTTATGTCATTTTCGCCGTAAGATGGCGCTGATtagcattaatttatttaaaaaagcttttaataaAGACATTTTATTCCTAAtcgcttttattaatttttcttttattaaagcgtttcaaaattttcttggaagttcataattaattagaaaattgtttaaattaattaaattgaggGTCTTATGTAATAAGTTATTGTTTTCGCCGTAAGATGGCgctgattaataattaatttattaaaaaaaaagctttttttatgttattgtgGCTAATATTTAAggtaaataaagttttcttaaggctaaaattccattttataaatattattaataaatgtaaccCAAAAGTTAagaaagttaattaaattgagGTCTTATGTAATTTTCGCCGTAAGATGGCGctgaaaatcattaatttatttaaaaaatcttttttttatgttattgtgattaattttatgggttaagttaattaaattaatgcgatttttcatattaattaatacaaattaaaaagaaaataaataaatttacatttttttaaaaaactaactTCACGTTTGTTTGAGACGTCATGTcatgtaaaagtttaaaaaaaattaaattaattttcgtttttattatttattcgaaagtaaaaaaaatacacgCTTAGTAAGTATAAGAAGacgaaacaaataaataatcgtTAATAATTACGTTTAAAGAAAAgatatttactattttttaataagtgaggttatgtcactaagatttaacctcaaaataaatactaaagcgaaaaaaatgtacaaataacacgatatttattaaactttggTGTATCCTTGGGTTAAATTATGAGTCGTTGCGTTCCTTGTGGTACGAGGACAAGAATTTGATAATTGCCTCGAATCGGAAACCGTAATCGTACTTTTAacaacattaaataatttagcaTAAGCCAATCTGTATTGTTTATTACTAGCTACATAAATAATTGGATTAACAACGCTCGAGGCCCATGCTAAAATTGAAGCGCAAACATGGAGAGTTGGAATAGTCGTGTCATCGTCGAAGACATTTACGCACATTAATggcaaaaaacaaaataaaaagcacGCAAAAATGAGGAGCATTAATTTGGTGAGTCTTCTATCGTCTCGTTCGCGTTTTGAACTCCTTTCTTTGGGATTTGatctaaaaaattacaaaaattaattttttttttaggttagaaatgaaattaaaacataCCTATGCGATTTaagattattatttgattggcgaacttttaaataaatacacgTGTAAGAAACGATGATTACTAAGCACGGGATGACGAATCCGACGAGAAAAATGAATTGTTTTGGAGATTTTCCATCTTTTTTGTTGATCGTGCACGAAAATGTCGATTTATTTAAGCCTAATTCGCCCCAAATTCCGAGAGAAGGTGGCAActaaaacgattaaatttgaattaatttaaaaaattgattttttttgattcaatttaccattattaaaaaagcgACGCTCCAAATTGCGAATAATTGGATCCAAATTGAGAGTTTCGAgtacaattttgaataatactCGTAATATGATATGATTATATATCtggaaatgattatttttagtaagtttatacgatttttttttttggtttggtTTTAATTAAGTCGTTTTAAATGAATGGTTCCCTTTCTT encodes the following:
- the LOC111415361 gene encoding ATP synthase subunit C lysine N-methyltransferase, which codes for MNFEDNFESNSPKSASISKTGKIFIAITGGVATGLTILCAPFVIPALRKVCLPYVPATTHQITNVLKALKGRRGNLIDLGSGDGRIVIEAAKNDFISHGVELNPWLVVYSQIDSFRRGLRAKTNFFCKDLWKFDIGKYENVVIFGVEEMMGMLEEKIRNECGDGCFIIACRFPLVSLKPKRIIGSGIDTVWVYEINKNNY
- the LOC111415354 gene encoding protein trapped in endoderm-1-like isoform X2 — translated: MKFKSFIVLIRNTVTIIALIRCPKLRLHATTFFVLSLSISDLLFCLINLPLMADRYIHQEWRMGDALCKVFPVILYGNVALSLLNMVAITVNRYIIISYYEYYSKLYSKLSIWIQLFAIWSVAFLIMLPPSLGIWGELGLNKSTFSCTINKKDGKSPKQFIFLVGFVIPCLVIIVSYTCIYLKVRQSNNNLKSHRSNPKERSSKRERDDRRLTKLMLLIFACFLFCFLPLMCVNVFDDDTTIPTLHVCASILAWASSVVNPIIYVASNKQYRLAYAKLFNVVKSTITVSDSRQLSNSCPRTTRNATTHNLTQGYTKV
- the LOC111415354 gene encoding protein trapped in endoderm-1-like isoform X1, producing the protein MDEPVKYPRPATIFAAICAIIFCIVGVFGNTVTIIALIRCPKLRLHATTFFVLSLSISDLLFCLINLPLMADRYIHQEWRMGDALCKVFPVILYGNVALSLLNMVAITVNRYIIISYYEYYSKLYSKLSIWIQLFAIWSVAFLIMLPPSLGIWGELGLNKSTFSCTINKKDGKSPKQFIFLVGFVIPCLVIIVSYTCIYLKVRQSNNNLKSHRSNPKERSSKRERDDRRLTKLMLLIFACFLFCFLPLMCVNVFDDDTTIPTLHVCASILAWASSVVNPIIYVASNKQYRLAYAKLFNVVKSTITVSDSRQLSNSCPRTTRNATTHNLTQGYTKV